One window of Catharus ustulatus isolate bCatUst1 chromosome 3, bCatUst1.pri.v2, whole genome shotgun sequence genomic DNA carries:
- the LOC116994478 gene encoding spectrin beta chain, non-erythrocytic 2-like isoform X3, translating to MSGSTARKVQPFTISTRLSLPKCAADFPGDACPGIALASALDSHRGLRRSINERISLYLAHARAGPAAPAGQPRSPSPGEDGGTDEDRLNRSSLARSIKKITLSNWYGDAGTGESGGPGDPARAGGERNHNNNNSRTGKAQFKVFLRKDVDAEEKQQEPGSVQASVFCSPVDRCSPFYALAGSPVSSPQKESPKGKESAAAPRCSGRSGVGAAPLLDLSPLIAQFNREMLQAESWVRGKLRDLKDGCDLQDWEEVAQTLQRDMKDFENTLIKLNQMGEQLMWRASPSAEAVRRQLLALQDQWQLLKQTAASQSKALGGLRSLQDFNRKAERLEAWIKHKEEKPSLATLLQESPDKIQLTRRILDLKQEEQQFQSLHKELNSLAQKLEKQGKSESRNISARRKHLNKMWLRLQGTLKEHHEALQLALEVASFLQQADILLGAIHAKQSSICSTEKPGDGEPCQDRDVRDIASQVMMLDVTVSQLLNLQPSLAARVTSKHRDVKESWAQLQQALRTGKAPAWASSSPGGKAAAPNVDPRGDNSSYGAVGKEAAAKWTRGLGSVVPKDVLEKKAEHKKGEESNPGSPAMGQPPHGGDNKRRREAEAEWGMRQLETQVQDVCQTLSPYKESVRVPPCPVTSLEGARMQQEPLVSSSSARAMLLEGPARGRPPGSPQVEAMLRELGELWEDLQRKHQENGIVLQEIDKALRLVGELDQAERWLQDVSGSLLEPAAMRSPEELRQDLEEMSQLEKQLQLCGLKLQALREEVAGESPTEHEGARKMQRKVEMVEEKLAHVQAALRHRAADLRDSLVLSEFLQDLQEEEAQSQQGSAAPGSGRCGSQGCFPPLSAQAEKSPSSEDMSRPLGELQEAVEMLNDVAKERERVMEVAAETENLERLVAKVSPQLEALQSRAKALSQDIALAENSFTTVKSEKDLQGLQGLLSCQQEMERAVSQSLQGQLEELERAAARLQELCPARQCPISRELQETLWAWAGLQELLRETRLRVQQASQLRHFFKDYLAMISWTEDTRARIFSESPSSSSLPETPCEELEKRIEDKLKEFEALAAAGQQLVSEEHYLSATIKERLEELQSMLGWVLVRWRAQRHQQDLGSRLENRRDPESLSSTSPTGQEQHASHAAPHQESIHSPVKFMPCSFLEPVQRLEAKLPEKTAISPPASSLSDAPPGVEQSWGEPSSKTPHDVEPPKEAATWDPAETSMLLLPPRGPCGLGETVNLILSIGKKGEKKKAQLLASSEQPGEEALPTLPATKHSGCKTFWKRCQGLLGNTWGSLKRKRKPPRQLVEEVQVEARKACTAKRPPAVVRRPPASSGGAPAVSHTLPKAGAGCLFNSLQRREQARAEQARLLTLRGIMGDSSLRPTPEECHGPSHTWPQKCGWRKGGPGAAAAGPQLGELLLYVRNPLVQDIDAECGAAPQKPCLPSPKITCPRVSLGSVLSLELPRDAVVLGCRREAAAQQQEAEGQEQRQDRGVRPWKPRGTHGVGWQEDGHSPQRPSKRLGMSPKSEQETWFEEVSFNPSYSQQRAHRAGKEHQNLRHHSNTSKDLLDLRPSQLSRVGVGDELTTHSGQDDSPTTTGRARHHRAAWLELGSSPASIPGRAGAIPSPACAQQPASSSQPRGSPASPAAPTQLSVFEWALGSPQPQSPALGTKEVCHPAHRQFEEEEEELQAIWDGAHERQAQSPPEGSCASHGTGSRAGSLPSPSTTAGGPLILSSANNMLVAKFSLPTTAQLLHSPSGEKSPRVVHSGSGSPTGLRVSSHVEELVSAAPLDASSAWDQWGHGQEERESSKVLPGKMEFQMMEGTLERKHVLQTGGRKASCRAWGLFHAVLMRQTLCFYQDRRDSLKSSVVALPLNLSGAVCTPDAEYTKKTNCFRLQLQDGSEYLLRAPTQPLMNEWVSKLQQNSGFPEVDYFQAAARCVEGAGGTGSFSKVSSPGTSHLQGHHQVTTTKSQEIVVLPCASTLLQRPLGSQDSPVDGTVAAAENAQGAGDKEQQWSPRASPGLWDNICPEDDYGLVANKRRSYSFTSATYQKITPLAVPKEAVEAGSSYSVTLYIGEQVSAMPRARCHSFVAQTGSPRDTRGEKTTSPPRIKNKSVFKKFFGKKE from the exons TTGGCAGGATCCCCAGTGTCATCACCCCAGAAAGAGAGCCCTAAGGGCAAAGAGTCTGCTGCAGCACCAAGATGCAGTGGGAGAAGTGGTGTGGGAGCAGCCCCTCTCCTTGACCTGAGTCCTCTGATAGCCCAGTTCAACCGGGAGATGCTGCAG GCAGAGAGCTGGGTGCGGGGCAAGCTGCGGGACCTGAAGGACGGCTGTGACCTCCAGGACTGGGAGGAGGTGGCTCAGACCTTGCAGAGGGACATGAAGGACTTTGAGAACACACTGATAAAGCTCAATCAG ATGGGTGAGCAGCTGATGTGGAGGGCAAGCCCCAGTGCTGAGGCCGTGCggaggcagctgctggccctgcaggacCAGTGGCAGCTCCTGAAGCAGACGGCTGCCAGCCAGAGCAAAGCCCTGGGGGGGCTGCGGAGTCTGCAGGACTTTAACCGGAAAGCCGAGCGGCTGGAGGCGTGGATCAAGCACAAG GAGGAGAAGCCTTCTCTGGCGACTCTCCTGCAGGAAAGCCCGGACAAGATCCAGCTCACCCGCCGCATCCTTGACTTGAAGCAG gaggagcagcagttcCAGAGTCTGCACAAGGAGCTGAACAGCTTGGCCCAGAAGCTGGAGAAACAAGGCAAAAGCGAGAGCAGAAACATCTCAGCCCGGCGCAAACACCTCAACAAAAT GTGGCTGCGGCTGCAGGGGACGCTGAAGGAGCACCACGAGGCTCTGCAGCTGGCCCTGGAGGTggcctccttcctccagcaagcaGATATCCTGCTCGGGGCCATCCATGCAAAG cagagcagcatttgCAGTACAGAGAAGCCAGGGGATGGCGAGCCATGCCAGGATCGGGATGTCAGGGATATAGCCAGCCAGGTGATG ATGCTGGATGTGACAGTGTCCCAGCTCCTAAActtgcagcccagcctggcagcccgAGTGACCTCAAAGCACCGAGACGTAAAGGAGAGCTGGGCGCAGCTCCAGCAGGCACTGAG GACAGGGAAGGCCCCAGCATGGGCAAGCAGTTCCCCAGGGGGCAAAGCTGCAGCTCCAAATGTTGACCCTCGAGGAGACAATAGCAGTTATGGGGCTGTGGGTAAGGAAGCAGCAGCCAAATGGACAAGAGGACTGGGCAGCGTG GTACCAAAAGATGTGCTAGAGAAGAAGGCAGAGCAcaagaaaggagaggagagtAACCCTGGCTCCCCAGCAATGGGACAGCCCCCTCATGGAGGGGACAACAAAAG gaggagagaggcagaggCTGAGTGGGGCATGCGACAGCTGGAGACCCAAGTGCAGGACGTCTGCCAG ACTTTGTCTCCATACAAGGAGAGTGTGAGAGTCCCCCCATGTCCAGTGACAAGCCTGGAGGGAGCACGGATGCAGCAAGAGCCCCTGGTCTCCAGCTCCAGTGCCAGAGCTATGCTCCTG gAGGGGCCAGCACGAGGGAGACCTCCCGGAAGCCCTCAGGTGGAGGCCATGCTGCGGGAACTGGGGGAGTTGTGGGAGGACCTGCAGAGGAAGCACCAGGAGAATGGCATAGTGCTGCAAGAAATTGATAAG GCACTGAGGCTGGTGGGGGAGCTGGACCAGGCTGAGCGGTGGCTGCAAGATGTGTCTGGGTCACTCCTGGAACCAGCTGCCATGAGAAGCCCAGAGGAGCTACGCCAGGACCTGGAAGAAATGAGCcagctggagaagcagctccagctgtgtggCCTCAagctgcaggcactgagggaAGAAGTAGCAGGCGAGTCGCCCACTGAGCACGAGGGGGCAAGGAAGATGCAGAGGAAGGTGGAGATGGTGGAGGAGAA GTTGGCACACGTGCAGGCAGCCCTGCGGCACAGGGCAGCAGATCTGCGGGACTCCCTGGTGCTGTCCGAGTTCCTGCAGGACCTGCAAGAGGAGGaggcacagagccagcagggatctgcagcg CCAGGGAGTGGGCGTTGCGGCTCGCAGGGGTGTTTTCCCCCGCTCTCAGCCCAGGCTGAGAAGTCTCCAAGCAGTGAGGACATGAGCCGCCCcttgggagagctgcaggaggccGTGGAGATGCTGAATGACGTGGCAAAGGAGCGGGAGCGGGTCATGGAGGtggcagcagagacagagaaCCTGGAGCGTCTG GTGGCGAAGGTATCCCCCCAGCTggaggccctgcagagcagagccaaggcGCTGTCTCAAGACATTGCCCTAGCAGAGAACAGCTTCACCACGGTGAAGAGTGAGAAGGACCtgcaagggctgcagggcttgctgagctgccagcaggagaTGGAG CGTGCAGTGTCACAGAGCCTGCaagggcagctggaggagctggagagggccGCTGCCCGCTTGCAAGAGCTGTGCCCCGCTCGGCAGTGCCCCATCAGCCGGGAGCTGCAGGAGACTCTGTgggcctgggcagggctgcaaGAGCTGCTGCGGGAGACCCGGCTCCGTGTGCAGCAGGCCAGCCAGCTCCGGCACTTCTTCAAGGATTATTTAGCCATGAT CTCCTGGACAGAGGACACACGGGCTCGGATCTTCTCTGAAAGCCCAAGCAGTTCCAGTCTCCCAGAGACTCCCTGTGAGGAACTGGAGAAGAGAATTGAAGACAAACTCAAGGAGTTTGAGGCActagcagcagcagggcagcagctggtgTCTGAGGAGCACTACCTGAGTGCAACA aTAAAGGAGCGCTtggaagagctgcagagcatgctgggctgggtgctggtGCGCTGGCGAGCTCAGAGGCACCAGCAGGATCTGGGGAGCAGACTGGAGAACAGGAGGGACCCAGAGAGCCTCTCAAGCACATCCCCCACTGGTCAA gagcagcatgCCTCACATGCTGCACCCCACCAGGAAAGCATCCACAGCCCAGTGAAGTTCatgccctgctccttccttgAGCCTGTGCAAAGATTAGAGGCCAAGCTTCCAGAGAAAACAGCCATCTCCCCACCCGCATCATCCCTCTCCGATGCCCCACCAGgagtggagcagagctggggggagcccagcagcaaaACACCCCATGATGTGGAACCCCCCAAGGAGGCTGCCACCTGGGATCCTGCTGAGAcctccatgctgctgctgccaccgcgGGGCCCCTGTGGTCTCGGGGAGACGGTCAACCTCATCCTCAGCATTGGCAAGAAGGGCGAGAAGAAGaaggcacagctgctggccagcagtgagcagccaggggaggaggcACTGCCGACG CTCCCCGCCACTAAACACTCAGGCTGTAAAACCTTTTGGAAGCGTTGCCAGGGGCTTTTAGGAAACACTTGGGGTAGCTTAAAGCGAAAAAGAAAGCCACCTCGCCAGCTGGTGGAAGAG gTGCAGGTGGAGGCCAGGAAGGCCTGCACAGCGAAGCGGCCGCCCGCTGTTGTCCGCCGCCCTCCAGCATCCAGCGGAGGGGCGCCGGCTGTCTCCCACACGCTTCCTAAGGCCGGGGCTGGCTGTCTCTTCAACAGCCTGCAGCGGCGGGAGCAGGCCCGGGCGGAGCAGGCGCGGCTGCTGACCCTCCGGGGCATCATGGGCGACAGCTCCCTGCGGCCCACGCCTGAGGAGTGCCATGGCCCCAGCCACACGTGGCCTCAGAAGTGCGGCTGGAGGAAgggggggccgggggcagctgctgctggacctCAGCTCGGGGAGCTGCTCCTCTATGTCAGGAACCCACTGGTGCAGGACATCGATGCCGAGTGCGGGGCAGCCCCTCAGAAGCCCTGCCTCCCTAGCCCAAAAATCACATGCCCCCGTGTTTCcttgggctctgtgctcagcctggagtTGCCACGGGATGCTGTGGTCCTGGGGTGCCGCCGAGAGGCTGCGGCACAGCAGCAagaggcagaggggcaggagcagaggcaggatcGAGGGGTGAGGCCTTGGAAGCCCAGAGGCACACATGGAGTTGGATGGCAGGAAGATGGGCACAGTCCCCAGAGGCCCAGCAAGAGGCTGGGGATGTCCCCCAAGAGTGAGCAAGAAACATGGTTTGAGGAGGTGAGCTTCAACCCCAGCTACAGCCAGCAAAGGGCACACCGTGCTGGGAAGGAGCACCAGAACCTGCGGCACCACAGCAACACCAGCAAAGACCTTCTGGACTTGAGGCCGAGCCAGCTGTCCCGTGTCGGTGTGGGGGATGAGCTGACCACCCATTCTGGCCAGGATGACAGCCCCACTACCACTGGCAGGGCCAGGCATCACAGAGCTGCTTGGCTGGAGCTTGGATCATCCCCAGCCAGcatcccaggcagggctggagccatccccagccctgcctgtgcacagcagccagccagcagcagccagcccagagggTCCCCAGCTTCCCCTGCCGCCCCCACACAACTCTCTGTCTTTGAGTGGGCACTGGGGTctccacagccccagagccctgcactgGGCACTAAGGAAGTTTGCCACCCTGCCCACAGGCAGtttgaggaagaggaggaggaactgCAGGCCATCTGGGATGGGGCACACGAGCGacaggcacagagcccaccagaaggcagctgtgccagccatgggacgggcagcagggcaggcagcttgcccagccccagcaccactgCTGGTGGTCCCCTCATCCTCTCATCAGCCAACAACATGCTAGTGGCCAAATTCAGCCTTCCCAccactgcccagctgctccacagcccgTCGGGAGAGAAGAGCCCCAGGGTGGTGCACAGCGGTAGTGGCAGCCCCACTGGGCTCAGAGTTTCTTCCCACGTGGAGGAGCTGGTATCTGCAGCCCCCTTGGATGCCTCCAGTGCCTGGGATCAGTGGGGGCACGGgcaagaggagagagagagcagCAAG GTCCTTCCTGGTAAAATGGAGTTTCAGATGATGGAGGGGACGCTGGAAAGGAAGCACGTATTGCAGACAGGAGGGAGAAAG GCCAGCTGCCGTGCTTGGGGCCTCTTCCACGCCGTGCTGATGAGGCAGACGCTGTGCTTCTACCAGGACCGCAGGGACAGCCTCAAG agctccgTAGTGGCCCTTCCCCTGAACCTCTCCGGAGCAGTCTGCACCCCAGATGCTGAGTACACTAAGAAGACCAACTGCTTCAGGCTTCA GCTGCAGGATGGCTCTGAATACCTCCTGAGGGCCCCCACCCAACCCCTCATGAACGAATGGGTCTCAAAGCTGCAGCAAAACTCAG GTTTCCCCGAAGTGGATTACTTCCAGGCGGCAGCACGGTGTGTCGAGGGTGCCGGTGGTACTGGCAG TTTCAGCAAGGTCTCCAGCCCTGGGACCTCCCACCTCCAGGGACATCATCAGGTCACGACCACTAAGAGCCAGGAGATTGTGGTGTTACCCTGTGCGAGCACACTACTGCAGCGGCCTCTGGgcagccaggacagcccagTCGATGGgactgtggcagcagcag AGaatgctcagggagctggggacaaggagcagcagtggtCACCCAGGGCATCCCCCGGGCTGTGGGACAACATCTGCCCAGAAGACGACTATGGGCTGGTGGCCAACAAGAGGAGGTCCTACTCCTTCACCTCAG CCACCTACCAGAAGATCACGCCACTGGCCGTGCCCAAGGAGGCGGTGGAGGCTGGGAGCAGTTACTCTGTCACGCTGTACATCGGGGAGCAGGTGTCAGCCATGCCCCGGGCGCGCTGTCACTCCTTTGTGGCCCAAACAGGGAGCCCCCGGGACACACGAGGGGAGAAGACCACCAGCCCCCCTCGTATCAAGAACAAATCTGTCTTCAAGAAGTTCTTCGGGAAGAAAGAGTGA